One genomic segment of Deltaproteobacteria bacterium includes these proteins:
- a CDS encoding PilZ domain-containing protein produces the protein MSEKDFCERRKYPRYPVSLNVSFSFRAGRRKSLEDRKISGKGRNISGRTGDISFEGLLVKATPLHAELSPLFADGESERPEFGVDLEIEADGKTIRAEGEMRWFKLWFTGQEPYQMEAGVFVSRMGSESRKLWDEFFEKLKL, from the coding sequence ATGTCTGAAAAGGATTTTTGCGAGCGGAGGAAATATCCCAGATACCCTGTATCCCTGAATGTTTCTTTCTCCTTTAGAGCGGGCAGGAGGAAGAGCCTCGAAGATCGGAAGATCTCGGGAAAGGGGAGAAACATAAGTGGAAGGACAGGGGACATCTCTTTTGAGGGCCTTCTGGTAAAGGCGACACCTCTCCACGCTGAACTCTCTCCCCTCTTTGCAGACGGCGAGAGTGAGAGACCGGAGTTCGGGGTGGACCTGGAAATCGAAGCCGATGGAAAGACCATCCGGGCCGAAGGAGAGATGCGATGGTTCAAGCTCTGGTTCACCGGTCAGGAGCCGTACCAGATGGAGGCTGGAGTATTTGTCAGCAGAATGGGGTCTGAATCGAGGAAACTGTGGGACGAATTTTTCGAGAAGCTGAAACTCTGA
- a CDS encoding molybdopterin-dependent oxidoreductase: MTEVLKNGVVRSTCRICYNSCGVLIHLKGGKPVKVEGDPENPMSKGRLCPKGLASLEYLDHPGRLRYPLRRTGRRGEGKWRRIGWDEALGLVAEGLEKTKERYGVLSVAFLRGASKGLSDDYMARFANIFGSPNISSPAPVCFVPGVNASRLTYGFYAYPDYVFRPRCIMLWGTNPEATNVAEYEEISNAAQRGTKIIVVDPLENGLTKRADLWIRPRPGTDLALCLGIINVVINEGLYDRDFVDTWTTGFAELEAHVQEYPPRRVAEITWVAEEAIRRAALLYAKERPAYIAWGNGIETTLNSFQTCRAIAILRAITGNLGVPGGEVKWSLPGGLPKGDPVFVCQDNIPPEVRAQRLSMSDNLMPIIYYALPQRVTRAILEDDPYPVRAVYQQGGNLLTAYTNAKRTYEAVKRLDFLAVADMFMTPTAVLADVVLPVGSYLEFDSVEQPWHFPIASVQQKVAQVGESRSDGEILNELTRRLGFARYAWGDMEEALDYVLKPAGVTFEEFRKIGTFVGTRIYRHYERDGFDTPSGKVEIYSKRLEDWGFDPLPRYYEAPETPLSEPGRTSEYPFVLTSRKAEVYRHSGGRQIQSLRSAKPEPVMKIHPEPARRLGIEDGDWVRISTDRGEIRQKASLADTLDPRTVEVDYAWWFPEREEADLFGWDESNINVLTDDGPPFNREMGSAIMRGMFCKVGKEER; the protein is encoded by the coding sequence ATGACAGAGGTCTTGAAAAACGGTGTGGTGAGAAGCACGTGTCGGATCTGTTACAACAGTTGTGGTGTGCTCATACACCTGAAGGGCGGGAAACCGGTCAAGGTGGAGGGGGACCCCGAAAATCCCATGAGCAAGGGGAGGCTGTGCCCCAAGGGATTGGCATCCCTGGAATACCTGGATCATCCGGGGCGCCTCAGGTATCCCCTGAGGAGGACCGGCAGGAGGGGGGAGGGCAAGTGGCGGAGAATCGGATGGGATGAGGCCCTCGGGCTGGTGGCGGAGGGACTGGAAAAGACAAAGGAGAGATACGGGGTCCTTTCCGTGGCCTTTCTCAGGGGGGCCTCAAAAGGGCTTTCCGACGACTACATGGCCAGGTTTGCCAACATATTCGGGTCGCCCAACATTTCATCGCCTGCTCCTGTCTGTTTTGTCCCGGGGGTCAATGCATCGAGGCTCACCTACGGTTTCTATGCGTACCCTGACTATGTGTTCAGGCCCCGGTGCATCATGCTCTGGGGTACAAACCCGGAGGCCACGAACGTGGCCGAGTACGAGGAGATCTCGAACGCAGCCCAAAGGGGCACGAAGATTATAGTCGTCGACCCCTTGGAGAACGGATTGACAAAGAGAGCCGACCTCTGGATCCGGCCCAGACCCGGTACGGATCTGGCCCTCTGCCTGGGGATAATCAACGTGGTGATCAACGAGGGACTGTACGACAGGGATTTCGTGGATACGTGGACGACGGGCTTTGCGGAACTGGAAGCCCATGTTCAGGAATATCCGCCCCGGAGGGTCGCGGAGATCACCTGGGTGGCTGAAGAGGCGATTCGGCGGGCAGCACTCCTCTATGCAAAGGAGAGGCCGGCATACATCGCCTGGGGAAACGGAATAGAGACGACGCTCAACAGTTTTCAGACCTGCCGGGCCATCGCCATACTGAGGGCGATTACCGGCAACCTGGGTGTTCCAGGGGGAGAGGTGAAGTGGTCTCTACCCGGGGGTCTGCCCAAGGGCGACCCTGTGTTTGTCTGCCAGGACAACATCCCGCCCGAGGTGAGGGCACAACGGCTCAGCATGAGCGACAACCTCATGCCCATCATCTACTACGCTCTCCCCCAGAGAGTCACAAGGGCGATCCTGGAGGATGACCCGTACCCGGTTCGCGCGGTCTATCAGCAGGGAGGCAACCTGCTCACCGCGTATACCAACGCGAAAAGAACTTACGAGGCGGTCAAGAGGTTGGATTTTCTTGCCGTGGCGGACATGTTCATGACGCCCACGGCCGTGCTCGCCGATGTGGTTCTGCCTGTGGGGTCCTACCTCGAGTTCGACAGTGTGGAGCAGCCATGGCACTTTCCCATCGCCTCGGTCCAGCAGAAGGTGGCCCAGGTGGGTGAGAGCCGGTCTGACGGAGAAATCCTCAACGAGCTCACCAGGAGGCTCGGATTTGCCCGATATGCCTGGGGAGACATGGAGGAGGCCCTGGATTACGTGCTCAAGCCCGCGGGGGTGACCTTCGAGGAATTCAGGAAAATCGGAACCTTTGTGGGGACCAGAATATACAGGCATTACGAGAGGGATGGGTTCGACACCCCTTCGGGTAAGGTGGAGATCTACTCGAAAAGGCTCGAAGACTGGGGGTTCGATCCCCTTCCAAGGTACTATGAAGCCCCTGAGACGCCCCTGAGCGAACCTGGGAGAACCAGTGAATACCCCTTTGTGCTTACATCGAGAAAGGCGGAGGTCTACCGGCATTCCGGAGGCAGGCAGATCCAATCGCTCAGGAGTGCAAAGCCCGAACCTGTAATGAAGATACATCCTGAGCCGGCCAGGAGACTGGGAATCGAGGACGGAGACTGGGTTCGTATCTCCACGGATAGGGGGGAGATAAGACAGAAGGCGAGCCTTGCCGACACCTTGGATCCCCGGACCGTGGAGGTAGACTATGCGTGGTGGTTTCCCGAAAGGGAGGAGGCGGATCTGTTCGGTTGGGATGAATCGAACATCAACGTTCTCACCGACGACGGCCCACCCTTCAACCGGGAGATGGGTTCGGCTATAATGAGAGGGATGTTCTGCAAGGTCGGGAAAGAGGAGAGATAG
- a CDS encoding 4Fe-4S dicluster domain-containing protein — translation MTQYGFFIDQSRCIGCNSCTIACKEWHDIQPGPVKWMRVHQWERGTFPRVRLYMLPVMCYHCEDPVCVKACKEGALRKEERYGAVLVDTDRCRGCRRCWRACPYGAPQYADDRPGTTMSKCNMCVDRLDQGLKPICVLSCSMRALEFGPLDEITKKYGNLKRLDGMPEDSITRPAVVFKPADPPREVVPWDPDRALALWRKRESEGGEPLPDLFAEASDVKEVPDGMVGRGRLVLKPKNTVELMYYTMDDE, via the coding sequence ATGACCCAGTACGGCTTCTTCATTGACCAGAGCCGTTGCATAGGTTGCAACAGTTGCACCATCGCCTGCAAGGAGTGGCATGATATCCAGCCGGGTCCGGTCAAGTGGATGCGGGTCCATCAGTGGGAGAGGGGGACCTTTCCCAGAGTGAGGCTGTATATGCTCCCCGTCATGTGCTACCACTGTGAAGACCCCGTCTGCGTGAAGGCCTGCAAGGAGGGAGCGCTCCGCAAGGAGGAAAGGTACGGCGCGGTCCTGGTAGATACCGACAGATGCCGGGGCTGCAGGAGGTGCTGGCGGGCCTGTCCGTACGGGGCTCCCCAGTATGCAGACGATAGGCCGGGCACGACAATGTCGAAGTGCAACATGTGCGTCGATCGGCTCGATCAGGGGTTGAAGCCCATCTGTGTGCTCAGCTGTTCGATGAGGGCCCTCGAGTTCGGTCCTCTGGATGAGATCACTAAGAAGTACGGTAACCTGAAGAGACTTGACGGTATGCCGGAGGATTCCATTACCAGACCGGCAGTGGTCTTCAAGCCAGCAGACCCGCCCAGAGAGGTCGTTCCCTGGGATCCGGACAGGGCCCTAGCCCTGTGGAGGAAGAGAGAATCAGAAGGGGGTGAACCCCTGCCCGACCTGTTCGCGGAGGCGTCTGATGTGAAAGAGGTGCCTGACGGAATGGTGGGGAGGGGGAGGCTGGTTCTGAAACCGAAGAATACGGTGGAACTCATGTACTATACCATGGACGATGAATAG
- a CDS encoding ABC transporter permease subunit, with amino-acid sequence MDGLVAGLAAVFRSRRGRWGHLLLLGPLVGYLLVFFLYPLWGVLIESAFDPELTGEHYLAILKYPVYMRVLWNTLQISILVTLLCVLLGYPIAYYLSSSKSNWAAVLLIAVVLPFWISVLVRTYAWMMILGRYGVINNMLKGLGLVDHPIRLMYNRIGVCVGMVYVMLPYAILPMLSVMQGIDRRLVQAADNLGSTPWQSFKNVFFPLSLPGVGAALLLTFIVCVGFFVTPALMGGPRDTMIAISIQTQLEEVSNWGFASALSVVLLCVVLILFFIYNRFLGLDMLLGGKGVVGSGTGQADSVEERAEAAGFFSRAWGSFWTEERASAFEQGFWRLEDRLARIWGLVSRMSPGFLRRLRWSNLGIPGICSLVFVFMIMPVVIVVPIAFSNEFVLHFPPREWGLALFKGYFSSEAWMRATWNSFRVAVPVMILATFLGTLASLSLVRGHYRGKQPLYALFLLPMIVPWIISAVSFYFFFARLKMIGTVWGLVLAHTVLAVPYVVVVMTSTLKGFDERLEQASMSLGAGRVRTFLNVTLPIIRPGILTAVLFAFIRSFDELITAMFISGVQAKTLPKQMWDGIRDEINPTIAAVAALLIFLTVLLMVVMVLLRRRQERLYTRGSEAALP; translated from the coding sequence ATGGATGGCCTGGTAGCTGGGCTGGCCGCGGTTTTCCGGTCAAGGAGGGGTAGGTGGGGCCACCTGCTTCTCCTTGGGCCGCTCGTGGGGTATTTGCTGGTTTTTTTCCTTTACCCCCTCTGGGGCGTGCTTATTGAGAGCGCATTCGACCCGGAGTTGACCGGTGAGCACTACCTCGCCATCCTGAAATACCCTGTCTACATGAGGGTCTTGTGGAACACCTTGCAAATAAGTATCCTGGTCACGTTGCTCTGCGTCCTTCTTGGTTACCCCATTGCCTACTATCTCAGCTCCTCCAAATCGAATTGGGCCGCGGTTCTCCTGATTGCGGTGGTACTTCCCTTCTGGATCTCGGTCCTGGTCAGGACCTATGCATGGATGATGATACTCGGCAGGTACGGTGTGATCAACAACATGTTAAAGGGCCTGGGCCTGGTTGATCATCCCATTCGCTTGATGTACAACCGTATCGGCGTATGCGTGGGAATGGTATATGTGATGCTTCCCTATGCAATCCTCCCCATGCTGAGCGTGATGCAGGGGATCGACCGGCGTCTTGTACAGGCGGCCGATAATCTGGGGTCTACTCCCTGGCAATCCTTCAAGAATGTTTTCTTTCCTCTGAGTCTTCCAGGAGTCGGAGCGGCACTTCTGCTCACCTTTATCGTCTGCGTGGGTTTCTTTGTGACCCCGGCCCTCATGGGTGGACCCAGGGATACGATGATCGCAATAAGTATCCAGACCCAGTTGGAGGAAGTGTCCAACTGGGGATTTGCCAGTGCACTGAGTGTCGTGCTCCTCTGCGTGGTTCTGATCCTCTTTTTCATATACAACCGTTTTCTCGGTCTTGATATGCTGCTCGGGGGGAAGGGAGTGGTAGGTTCCGGCACAGGCCAGGCGGATTCGGTCGAGGAGAGGGCAGAGGCGGCGGGTTTTTTTTCGCGGGCGTGGGGCTCTTTTTGGACCGAGGAGCGGGCTTCGGCCTTCGAGCAGGGATTCTGGAGACTTGAGGATCGACTCGCGCGGATTTGGGGCCTCGTCTCGCGCATGAGTCCCGGATTTCTGAGGAGACTCCGGTGGAGCAATCTCGGAATCCCGGGGATATGTTCACTGGTATTCGTATTCATGATCATGCCTGTGGTGATTGTAGTGCCCATCGCCTTTTCCAATGAATTCGTTCTCCACTTTCCCCCACGAGAGTGGGGATTGGCTCTTTTCAAGGGGTATTTCTCCTCAGAGGCGTGGATGCGTGCGACGTGGAACAGTTTCCGTGTGGCCGTCCCTGTGATGATACTGGCAACTTTCCTGGGGACCCTCGCCTCTCTGAGCCTGGTTCGGGGTCATTACAGGGGCAAGCAGCCCCTGTACGCCCTCTTCCTCCTACCCATGATCGTGCCCTGGATCATAAGTGCCGTCTCCTTCTACTTCTTTTTCGCCAGGCTCAAGATGATCGGGACGGTCTGGGGACTTGTTCTTGCACACACTGTTCTGGCAGTTCCCTATGTGGTGGTTGTCATGACCTCCACACTCAAAGGGTTTGATGAGCGTTTGGAACAGGCCAGCATGAGCCTTGGAGCAGGAAGGGTACGGACGTTCCTCAACGTGACCCTCCCCATAATCAGGCCGGGTATCCTTACGGCCGTACTTTTTGCCTTTATAAGGAGTTTCGACGAATTGATCACCGCCATGTTCATTTCAGGCGTTCAAGCAAAGACTCTGCCGAAGCAGATGTGGGACGGAATCCGGGACGAGATCAACCCTACGATCGCCGCCGTGGCTGCACTCTTGATCTTTCTGACAGTCTTGCTCATGGTGGTCATGGTCCTTTTGCGGCGGCGGCAGGAGAGACTCTATACCCGGGGAAGTGAAGCAGCCCTCCCCTGA
- a CDS encoding molybdopterin-dependent oxidoreductase, protein MVPADGAASLKGERAVYTTCLCNCGSTSQCVFKAHVKDGVVVAVEPDDRYNTGIGREDEVLSEEDLGRVRLQRRPCTRGLVFHKYIYFPDRVLYPLKRDPSSRRGEGKYLRISWEEALSIIARKMTEIRERYGPYSIITPYMPNETAARLFSLWGAGVDSWGWCSFDAARMMAHVMAGEKGWDYAGYASGSAPDMLANAKLIVIWGFDPAVGSCGPGYQFAWFLKLARERGKRVIVIDPRYTVAAAVLADQWIPIKPGTDGAMYMAMAHVLFKEDLWNREFVEKYVEPFGFEKWRDYILGREDGVEKAPRWAETKCAVPAETIEALARLVGRVKPSWLYSHWGVSRKSRGEQTVRAFVALQAMMGYWGVPGAGPPIHMGPYRAIPWRIPWGPSGEYTAPTMYRSHYWAQAVLLLDKVKEGELTAEQYMRMVGYRADPSLLKDFNPKMLFWGGGNKPHASDHLVTACDASKAQVEAMERMEFVVTMHSRITPTASYADIILPARDWMWEEKNITQSQYGGFESINYCPGVVEPPGEVRPWVWVYTKLAGKLGIEPKRFFKYYTTDESWDRDWERYLRDCYHVIESYYRERNKQVPSWEDFTKGRFINCDELDDEPFTGWDEQIKQGKPFKTGSGRIELYSTYIADRANRGKGTHYDSFGRLYDNLPSDWGDLTPSAVYRSPVRGMDDPLVKRYPLMLVCPHCRYRVHYLFWDHPWLRGHLYQHRIWISPADAKARGVKDGDLVEAYNDRGRVIMAAYVTSRMMPGVVAIRHGGKFIPHRSGADIGGSPSTLLGGDFESCITPAKASGLVQVRRFRGTLE, encoded by the coding sequence GTGGTGCCTGCCGACGGTGCGGCCTCGCTCAAGGGAGAAAGGGCTGTCTACACGACCTGCCTGTGCAACTGCGGCAGTACCAGTCAGTGTGTCTTCAAGGCCCATGTCAAAGACGGCGTGGTTGTTGCTGTTGAACCCGACGATCGGTACAACACGGGCATCGGCCGGGAAGACGAGGTCCTCTCCGAGGAGGATCTCGGGAGGGTCCGCCTCCAGCGAAGGCCGTGTACCCGGGGTCTGGTTTTTCACAAGTACATCTACTTCCCCGACCGGGTTCTCTATCCCTTGAAGCGCGATCCCTCGAGCAGACGGGGGGAGGGGAAGTATCTCAGGATCTCGTGGGAGGAGGCCCTATCGATCATCGCCCGGAAGATGACCGAGATCAGGGAGCGATACGGCCCTTACTCCATCATCACACCATACATGCCAAACGAGACCGCGGCGCGGCTCTTCTCCCTTTGGGGCGCGGGGGTGGACAGCTGGGGCTGGTGTTCCTTCGACGCCGCCAGAATGATGGCCCACGTCATGGCAGGAGAGAAGGGGTGGGACTATGCAGGGTATGCCTCCGGTTCGGCGCCTGATATGCTGGCCAACGCAAAGCTGATCGTGATCTGGGGGTTCGACCCGGCGGTGGGTTCGTGCGGCCCTGGTTATCAGTTTGCCTGGTTTTTGAAGCTCGCCCGGGAGAGGGGCAAGCGCGTGATCGTCATCGATCCCAGATACACGGTGGCCGCTGCGGTCCTCGCCGACCAGTGGATACCGATCAAGCCCGGCACGGACGGCGCCATGTACATGGCCATGGCCCATGTCCTGTTCAAGGAAGACCTGTGGAACAGGGAATTCGTGGAGAAGTACGTCGAGCCTTTCGGGTTCGAAAAATGGCGGGATTACATCCTGGGACGGGAGGACGGCGTGGAGAAGGCGCCGCGGTGGGCGGAGACGAAATGCGCCGTCCCTGCCGAGACGATCGAAGCCCTTGCCCGACTGGTGGGCAGGGTGAAGCCCTCCTGGCTCTACAGCCACTGGGGGGTGAGCAGAAAGAGCCGGGGTGAACAGACGGTGAGAGCCTTTGTGGCGCTGCAGGCCATGATGGGATACTGGGGTGTGCCGGGTGCGGGGCCGCCGATTCACATGGGCCCTTACCGGGCGATTCCATGGAGGATCCCATGGGGGCCGAGCGGAGAGTACACGGCTCCCACCATGTACCGCAGCCACTACTGGGCCCAGGCCGTCCTGCTCCTGGACAAGGTGAAGGAGGGCGAACTCACCGCGGAGCAATACATGAGGATGGTGGGCTACAGAGCGGATCCTTCTCTCCTGAAGGATTTCAATCCCAAGATGCTCTTCTGGGGCGGGGGAAACAAACCTCACGCCTCCGACCACCTGGTTACTGCATGCGACGCTTCCAAGGCCCAGGTGGAGGCCATGGAGCGCATGGAATTCGTCGTCACCATGCACAGCAGGATCACCCCTACGGCGAGCTACGCCGACATCATCCTCCCGGCGCGGGACTGGATGTGGGAGGAGAAGAACATCACCCAGAGCCAATACGGCGGTTTTGAGTCCATAAATTACTGCCCTGGAGTGGTCGAGCCGCCCGGTGAGGTCAGACCGTGGGTGTGGGTCTATACCAAGCTGGCCGGGAAACTCGGCATAGAGCCGAAGAGATTCTTCAAATACTATACGACGGATGAGAGCTGGGACAGGGATTGGGAGAGGTATCTGAGAGACTGCTACCACGTGATCGAGAGCTACTACAGGGAACGGAACAAACAGGTCCCATCTTGGGAGGATTTCACGAAGGGGAGGTTTATCAACTGCGATGAGCTCGATGACGAACCCTTCACAGGGTGGGATGAACAGATAAAGCAGGGCAAGCCTTTCAAGACCGGATCAGGGAGGATAGAGCTTTACTCCACATACATTGCAGACCGGGCGAACAGGGGCAAAGGCACGCACTACGACTCCTTTGGCCGTCTCTACGACAACCTGCCCAGCGACTGGGGGGATCTTACCCCCTCCGCAGTCTACCGGTCTCCTGTGAGGGGGATGGACGACCCCCTTGTAAAGCGCTATCCTCTTATGCTCGTGTGCCCCCACTGCCGGTACCGGGTCCACTATCTTTTCTGGGATCACCCATGGCTCAGGGGCCACCTCTACCAGCACAGGATTTGGATTAGCCCGGCCGACGCAAAGGCCAGGGGCGTAAAGGACGGAGACCTCGTCGAAGCTTACAACGACCGGGGCAGAGTGATCATGGCGGCCTACGTGACCTCGAGAATGATGCCCGGGGTGGTTGCAATACGCCACGGCGGGAAATTCATACCCCACCGGTCGGGCGCGGACATTGGCGGATCCCCCTCCACGCTGCTTGGCGGCGATTTTGAGAGCTGTATCACTCCGGCCAAGGCGAGTGGTCTCGTCCAGGTACGGAGATTCCGAGGAACACTGGAATGA
- a CDS encoding ABC transporter substrate-binding protein, translating into MRRSMFFLFFLCIVFAATSAVAGTTITVCSYGGTYNKGLEETIGKPFTKATGINVIFTTFPTYAQMEAQVKSGNIEWDIVECESRMYARGVKNDIFEPLDLSMIKKDDFVEGSATRYGVGLIYYSYNISYNTEKWPAGKGPRSMKDLWDVKRFPGPRTMKLTAVSNLEAALLADGVPRDKVYPIDVDRALRKMSELKPNIRVFWKSGGQSQQIMREGEADIGLVPGGRMIQLADQGVPVTWEWNDQLVVLDYWTILKGSKNRDAAMKFIAFASDPKRQAAFAEWTNYGPANKKAYDHIRKEKAVLMPTYPENLAKGLIVSGEWYAEHEKDVERRWEAWKME; encoded by the coding sequence ATGAGACGCAGTATGTTTTTCTTGTTTTTTCTATGCATCGTATTTGCTGCCACGAGCGCCGTGGCGGGGACTACGATCACCGTCTGCAGTTACGGTGGAACCTACAACAAGGGTCTTGAGGAGACCATCGGGAAGCCCTTTACCAAGGCAACCGGGATCAACGTGATTTTCACCACCTTCCCCACCTATGCCCAGATGGAGGCCCAGGTAAAGAGCGGTAACATCGAATGGGATATCGTGGAGTGCGAGAGCCGGATGTACGCCAGAGGGGTGAAGAACGACATTTTCGAGCCGCTGGACCTGAGCATGATCAAGAAGGACGATTTCGTCGAGGGATCGGCGACCCGGTACGGGGTGGGCTTGATCTACTATTCTTACAACATCAGCTACAACACCGAGAAGTGGCCTGCAGGGAAGGGACCGAGGTCGATGAAGGACCTCTGGGATGTCAAGAGGTTTCCGGGGCCGCGTACCATGAAACTCACCGCCGTCTCGAACCTCGAGGCCGCCCTTCTTGCCGACGGCGTTCCCAGGGACAAGGTCTACCCCATCGACGTTGATCGTGCCCTGAGGAAGATGAGCGAGCTCAAGCCCAATATCCGCGTATTCTGGAAGAGCGGAGGGCAATCACAGCAGATCATGCGGGAAGGAGAGGCGGACATAGGCCTGGTGCCGGGAGGCAGGATGATCCAGCTGGCCGACCAAGGCGTCCCTGTCACCTGGGAATGGAACGACCAGCTCGTGGTTTTGGATTACTGGACGATTCTCAAGGGATCCAAGAACAGGGATGCGGCGATGAAGTTCATCGCCTTTGCATCTGATCCGAAGCGGCAGGCGGCCTTTGCGGAGTGGACCAACTACGGCCCTGCAAACAAGAAGGCCTATGACCATATCCGTAAGGAAAAGGCCGTTCTCATGCCTACCTACCCGGAGAATCTGGCAAAGGGGCTGATCGTTAGCGGAGAATGGTATGCTGAACACGAGAAAGACGTGGAGCGCAGGTGGGAAGCCTGGAAGATGGAGTAG
- a CDS encoding radical SAM protein has product MYDPIRLAGKIESAVCRGSLRKYYRYRPAGFYGGIATADCVGCCLRCRFCWALNITDRPGKVGRLYSPEEVAARLVRIARSKDYHQVRVSGNEPTLCPDHLRGILEAVPQDLLFVLETNGIPIGADPGYAEMLAHFSNLEVRVSLKGATREEFQKLTGARPEAFDLQLRALENLLRWGVRCYPAVMASFSTRRNIEALRRRLELLEPDFCDLEIEEVICYPRVQKELERAGLKVTESWGYRPG; this is encoded by the coding sequence ATGTACGACCCGATACGTCTCGCCGGGAAAATCGAATCGGCAGTCTGCAGGGGAAGCCTTCGCAAATACTATCGCTACCGCCCCGCCGGATTCTACGGCGGTATAGCAACTGCGGACTGTGTGGGGTGTTGCCTCAGGTGCCGCTTCTGCTGGGCTCTCAATATCACGGACCGCCCCGGAAAGGTCGGCCGCCTTTACTCTCCGGAAGAGGTAGCCGCCCGTCTCGTCCGCATCGCCCGCAGCAAGGACTACCACCAGGTCCGGGTGAGCGGGAATGAACCCACCCTCTGCCCCGACCACCTCCGGGGAATCCTCGAAGCAGTGCCTCAGGACCTGCTATTTGTCCTCGAAACCAATGGAATCCCCATCGGAGCCGATCCTGGATACGCGGAGATGCTCGCCCACTTCTCCAACCTCGAGGTGAGGGTGAGCCTGAAAGGAGCCACACGCGAGGAATTTCAGAAGCTGACAGGAGCAAGGCCCGAGGCCTTCGACCTCCAGCTAAGAGCCTTGGAAAATCTCCTCCGGTGGGGAGTGAGGTGTTACCCGGCAGTAATGGCCAGCTTCTCCACTCGTAGAAACATCGAGGCCCTGAGAAGACGGCTCGAGCTTCTCGAACCCGATTTCTGCGATCTCGAGATAGAGGAGGTCATCTGCTATCCGAGAGTACAGAAAGAGTTGGAGAGAGCCGGCTTGAAGGTAACGGAGAGCTGGGGGTATCGGCCTGGCTGA
- a CDS encoding ABC transporter ATP-binding protein — protein MGAHVSLERISKRYGEAVAVDDVSLDIAEHEFVTLLGPSGSGKTTTLMVVAGFVRADKGRVLIGGKDVTEIAPYRRNIGMVFQNYALFPHMTVYDNIAYPLKMRRVPRAKARQMVEEILEVVQLRGLGFRRPAQLSGGQQQRVALARALVFQPPILLMDEPLGALDKKLREHMQLELKHIQEKLGITILYVTHDQEEALTMSTRIAVMKDGRIEQIGTALAVYDRPTNEFVADFVGETNFFEAEILGVEEGAVYVSGPCVRRIRANAARRFEPGQRVHLAVRPEKVMFVEEGVRGICSYEGTVVDTIFLGDITKYYVRLSHVTHDRREGVIVMKVQNRLGSVRHGRGDHVRIGWNEMDGTVV, from the coding sequence ATGGGTGCCCATGTTTCTCTGGAGAGAATAAGCAAGCGGTACGGGGAGGCTGTCGCGGTGGATGATGTCAGCCTGGATATTGCCGAGCATGAGTTCGTGACTCTCCTCGGCCCCTCCGGGTCCGGCAAGACGACCACCCTCATGGTGGTTGCCGGGTTTGTAAGGGCTGATAAGGGACGGGTTTTGATCGGCGGGAAAGATGTTACGGAGATTGCCCCGTATCGCCGCAACATAGGCATGGTGTTCCAGAACTACGCCCTCTTCCCCCATATGACCGTCTATGACAACATAGCCTATCCCTTGAAGATGAGGCGGGTCCCCAGGGCAAAGGCCCGGCAGATGGTGGAGGAGATCCTCGAGGTTGTACAACTCCGGGGTCTGGGTTTCAGGCGGCCCGCTCAGCTTTCCGGCGGACAGCAGCAGAGGGTCGCCCTTGCCAGGGCACTGGTTTTTCAGCCGCCGATCCTGCTGATGGACGAGCCTCTGGGCGCACTGGACAAGAAGCTTCGGGAGCACATGCAGCTTGAGCTCAAACACATCCAGGAAAAGCTCGGGATAACCATTCTCTACGTGACCCACGATCAGGAAGAGGCCCTCACCATGTCGACTCGAATCGCCGTGATGAAGGACGGCCGAATCGAACAGATCGGAACGGCGCTCGCTGTCTATGATCGTCCGACCAACGAGTTCGTGGCTGACTTTGTCGGGGAAACTAATTTCTTCGAGGCCGAGATCCTCGGTGTCGAGGAGGGGGCTGTCTATGTCTCCGGTCCCTGCGTCCGAAGAATCCGGGCTAATGCAGCCAGGCGGTTTGAACCCGGACAGAGGGTTCACCTTGCAGTCCGGCCCGAGAAAGTGATGTTCGTCGAAGAGGGGGTTCGGGGCATCTGTTCGTATGAAGGGACCGTTGTGGACACAATATTTCTGGGTGACATAACCAAGTACTATGTCCGCCTATCCCACGTCACCCATGACCGGAGGGAGGGGGTGATCGTCATGAAGGTGCAGAACCGCCTCGGAAGTGTGAGACACGGACGAGGCGACCATGTCAGGATCGGTTGGAATGAGATGGATGGAACCGTCGTATGA